In Halichondria panicea chromosome 13, odHalPani1.1, whole genome shotgun sequence, one genomic interval encodes:
- the LOC135347013 gene encoding uncharacterized protein LOC135347013, translated as MRNENRRPIWEDSDNAHGGLWSFKVRKMHTTKVWQELLLAAVGEQFSECVGGGDCVCGVSVRIRGFDQEIVQIWNEDMPVLSKSYCSVGQEMVLNFINTEEISSGVELLEGCVGVSVWCTLTPASRAGGAGEGRMRYIRVPIKKHHWAKIILKSLSGRWFQTTPISCVEEHNM; from the exons ATGAGGAATGAGAATAGGAGACCTATTTGGGAGGACTCTGATAATGCTCATGGTGGATTGTGGTCATTCAAAGTCAGAAAGATGCACACA ACCAAGGTATGGCAGGAGCTGTTGTTGGCTGCTGTGGGTGAGCAGTTCTcagagtgtgtgggcggtggtgactgtgtgtgtggtgtgagtgtgaggaTAAGAGGGTTCGATCAAGAAATCGTACAGATCTGGAATGAAGACATGCCTGTCCTCTCAAAGAGCTACTGTTCTGTTGGACAGGAAATGGTCCTCAACTTTATCAACACTGAGGAGATCAGCTCTGGGGTGGAGTTGTTGGAAGGCTGCGTTG gtgtgagtgtgtggtgcaCTTTGACCCCTGCTAGCCGTGCTGGTGGGGCCGGGGAGGGGAGAATGAGGTACATAAGAGTTCCAATAAAGAAGCATCACTGGGCAAAGATAATTCTCAAGTCTCTCTCTGGGAGGTGGTTTCAGACTACACCCATTTCCTGTGTTGAGGAGCACAACATGTGA